The following proteins come from a genomic window of Elgaria multicarinata webbii isolate HBS135686 ecotype San Diego chromosome 10, rElgMul1.1.pri, whole genome shotgun sequence:
- the CCNA2 gene encoding cyclin-A2, protein MLTGSVAAAEASDRENQENVPPGPKDAPQLSGALGHRLALGLLQANQCCSAQPQASLSQIPWSTNDENYVAVPVGKMANKQPAFTIHMDEPDGTRQKKHLSKKFSSSEEALGLKTAVVSMGTRKPLTPIDNPMDLSSVSPSIMDMSIVQEVEQRFNVNHVPDYIEDIYKYLREMEVKCKPKVGYMKKQPDITNNMRAILVDWLVEVGEEYKLQNETLHLAVNYIDRFLSSMSVLRGKLQLVGTAAMLLASKFEEIYPPEVAEFVYITDDTYTKKQVLRMEHLVLKVLSFDLAAPTINQFLTQYFLHQPASSQVENLAMYLGELSLIDADTYLKYLPSVIAAAAFHIANYTISGKMWTDSLAKVTGYTMENLKPCVMDLHKMYHRAAQHTQQSIREKYKAVKYNAVSLIDPPERLNLS, encoded by the exons ATGCTGACGGGTTCCGTAGCCGCCGCCGAAGCATCGGATCGGGAGAACCAGGAGAATGTGCCCCCGGGGCCGAAGGACGCCCCCCAGTTGTCGGGCGCCCTGGGACACCGGCTGGCGCTGGGGCTGCTGCAGGCGAACCAGTGCTGCTCGGCTCAGCCGCAG GCTTCTCTCAGTCAAATACCTTGGAGTACAAATGATGAAAACTATGTTGCTGTCCCTGTGGGTAAAATGGCAAATAAGCAGCCTGCGTTTACCATCCATATGGATGAGCCTGATGGCACAAGACAGAAGAAGCACCTATCCAAGAAGTTTTCATCAAGCGAAGAGGCCCTAGGCTTGAAGACTGCTGTAGTTTCAATGGGAACCAGGAAACCTCTGACACCTATAGACAATCCAATGGATCTTAGCTCTG TATCCCCAAGTATTATGGATATGTCAATAGTCCAAGAAGTAGAACAGAGATTCAATGTTAATCACGTACCAGACTACATTGAAGACATCTATAAGTATCTTAGGGAAATGGAG gtgaAATGCAAACCCAAAGTGGGTTACATGAAGAAGCAGCCTGATATTACAAATAACATGCGTGCTATTCTTGTGGACTGGTTAGTGGAAGTTGGCGAAGAATACAAACTGCAAAATGAAACGTTGCACTTGGCTGTAAACTACATTGACAGATTTCTCTCTTCGATGTCTGTACTAAGAGGGAAGCTTCAGCTTGTGGGAACTGCAGCCATGCTGTTGGCATC GAAATTTGAAGAAATCTACCCTCCTGAAGTAGCAGAATTTGTTTATATCACAGACGACACTTACACAAAGAAACAAGTCCTCAGGATGGAGCACTTAGTTCTGAAAGTCCTGTCATTTGACCTGGCAGCTCCCACAATAAACCAGTTCCTTACTCAGTACTTCTTACATCAGCCAGCTAGTTCCCAAGTGGAAAACCTGGCAATG tACCTGGGAGAACTGAGTTTAATTGATGCTGACACATACCTGAAATACTTGCCATCAGTAATTGCTGCTGCAGCATTTCATATAGCAAACTATACCATTTCTGGGAAAATGTGG accGACTCTCTTGCTAAAGTGACGGGATACACGATGGAAAATCTTAAGCCTTGTGTCATGGACCTCCACAAGATGTACCACAGAGCAGCACAGCATACACAACAGTCTATACGGGAGAAATACAAGGCTGTAAA gtaCAATGCAGTATCGCTCATTGACCCGCCAGAGAGACTAAACTTATCATAA